Proteins from one Impatiens glandulifera chromosome 2, dImpGla2.1, whole genome shotgun sequence genomic window:
- the LOC124924405 gene encoding uncharacterized mitochondrial protein AtMg00810-like: MNNELESIKKNKTWELTDLPLGHKTIELKWLFKLKRDSEVAKHYTVRLILGIEVDQKKDSIKVKQEAYAKKVLKQFVMKDCNSSKYPMEAKLQLGKDVEGNLVDPKEYRRIIGCLRYLTHTRPDISYVVDIVSRYTGKPTTLYQQAVKHILRYVKGTTNYGIQLRRGREVEELVGFTDSDLAGDTDDGKNTGGMVFYLNGNLIT; encoded by the exons ATGAACAATGAGCTCGAGTCTATCAAGAAGAATAAGACATGGGAGCTCACCGACTTACCACTCGGTCACAAGACCATCGAGTTAAAGTGgcttttcaagttgaaaagagacagcGAAG TGGCGAAACATTATACAGTCAGGTTAATTcttggtatcgaggtggaccAGAAGAAAGATAGCATTAAGGTAAAGCAGGAAGCTTatgcgaagaaggtgttgaaacagTTTGTAATGAAGGATTGTAATTCGAGCAAGTATCCTATGGAAGCAAAGTTGCAACTCggaaaggatgtggaaggaaACTTAGTGGATCCGAAGGAGTATAGGCGTATCATCGGGTGTCTCAGGTACTTGACACACACTCGACCCGATATCTCTTATGTAGTTGACATAGTGAGTCGATACACGGGGAAGCCTACCACTCTATACCAACAGgcagtaaaacacattcttcgttacgTGAAGGGAACGACAAATTATGggattcagttaagaagaggacgagaagttgaagaactcgttggttttaCTGACAGCGACTTAGCCGGTGACACAGACGACGGAAAAAATACTggagggatggtgttttatctcaacgggaatCTGATCACGTGA